The following proteins are co-located in the Sphingomonas panacis genome:
- a CDS encoding MFS transporter: protein MSAIDPAAMTPRQKSLAFFTLVIGLVLEIVDLTIVNTALPAIQRDFGGDGAAAQWIVAGYALAFSVLLILGGRLGDLFGGRAMFLLGVAGFTLASLACGAAGSADALIAARVAQGAAGAIMAPQVLTMIQLLYTPVERISRLAWFGVIGGLAAISGPILGGVLIAANIGGLGWRTVFLINGPVGVLALVAGWWLLPRHRAEHRVRIDLIGTALFGVALAALFFPLVQSEHAAFGARSALLLLGGLALLVFMWRLLKRRAARGAPVVFDPALLSNAVFRGGLGIALAFSAANTGFLFLFAYTLQKLSGFTPLQAGLIHVPFSAGVMFGMAVLGRTYARRAGKWLIVGGAGLLALFYGGTLGWIASATHGLWTLLPLVLVAGVGMGMVSAPIAPIAVSRVERGHAGAASGILKTVQQIGGAFGVALVGGAFFAIGGERSLVGSIVVIEVLLLACALCAATLPRAIFEPA, encoded by the coding sequence TTGAGCGCGATCGACCCCGCGGCGATGACGCCGCGGCAGAAGAGCCTCGCGTTCTTCACGCTCGTGATCGGGTTGGTGCTCGAAATCGTCGATCTGACGATCGTCAACACCGCGCTCCCCGCGATTCAGCGCGATTTCGGCGGCGATGGCGCGGCGGCGCAATGGATCGTGGCGGGCTATGCGCTCGCTTTCTCGGTGCTGCTGATCCTCGGCGGGCGCTTGGGTGACCTGTTCGGCGGGCGGGCGATGTTCCTGCTCGGCGTCGCCGGCTTCACCCTCGCCTCGCTCGCGTGCGGCGCGGCGGGAAGCGCGGACGCGCTGATCGCCGCGCGGGTGGCGCAGGGGGCGGCGGGCGCGATCATGGCGCCGCAGGTGCTGACGATGATCCAGCTGCTGTACACGCCGGTCGAGCGGATTTCGCGGCTCGCATGGTTCGGGGTGATCGGCGGGCTCGCCGCGATCTCGGGGCCGATCCTTGGCGGGGTATTGATCGCGGCGAACATCGGCGGACTGGGCTGGCGCACCGTGTTCCTCATCAACGGGCCGGTCGGCGTGCTCGCGCTTGTCGCCGGCTGGTGGCTGCTGCCGCGCCACCGTGCGGAGCATCGCGTGCGAATCGACCTGATCGGCACGGCGCTGTTCGGCGTGGCGCTGGCGGCTTTGTTCTTTCCGCTCGTCCAAAGCGAACACGCCGCCTTCGGCGCGAGGAGCGCGCTGCTGCTGCTCGGCGGCTTGGCTCTGCTCGTCTTCATGTGGCGGCTGCTCAAGCGGCGCGCGGCGCGCGGCGCGCCGGTGGTGTTCGATCCGGCGCTGCTGTCGAACGCGGTGTTTCGAGGGGGCCTCGGCATCGCATTGGCCTTTTCCGCCGCCAACACCGGCTTTCTGTTCCTGTTCGCCTATACGCTCCAGAAACTGTCGGGGTTCACGCCGCTTCAGGCCGGATTGATCCACGTGCCGTTCAGCGCGGGCGTGATGTTCGGTATGGCGGTGCTCGGGCGCACCTACGCACGACGCGCGGGCAAGTGGCTGATCGTCGGCGGCGCGGGCCTGCTTGCGCTGTTCTACGGCGGCACGCTCGGCTGGATCGCAAGCGCTACGCACGGCCTCTGGACGCTGTTGCCGCTGGTGCTCGTCGCGGGCGTCGGCATGGGCATGGTGTCGGCACCGATCGCGCCGATCGCTGTGTCGCGAGTCGAGCGTGGCCATGCCGGCGCGGCGAGCGGCATCCTCAAGACGGTGCAGCAGATCGGCGGCGCGTTCGGCGTGGCCCTGGTCGGCGGCGCGTTCTTCGCGATCGGTGGCGAGCGAAGTCTGGTCGGCTC